Genomic DNA from Chelonia mydas isolate rCheMyd1 chromosome 6, rCheMyd1.pri.v2, whole genome shotgun sequence:
AGTTTCTGCTAGTGCACTGGTATTGTGGCCTCAGGATGGCACTGTAGGAAAGGAGCTGCTTCAACCTGAAAGCAAAGTCATTCAAATAACTCAGAGAGGTATCCAGTGCCCAGAGAGTGGCACACCAAAGGAGAATAAAAGTACATTTCTATAATACCATTTATTCCAAACTCTGTTTACAGCatcactgaaatgctgccacctctggggtgcaaAGAAAGCAAACACTGGACAACATGAGGGGATAAGAGTAAATGTTATAGCCAGACACAAGGCAAAACTCTGCTCTTACAGTAAGTTCCAGGGATGGTCAATGCCCACACAGCAGACGGAACTTTAAATGTTTAAGATCCTGTCTGAAAGAACCACATGCAGTAAAGTGCAGGGCACCAAATACACTAGTCAGAGGAGGCTGAGTCAATGCTGCTAGGATTCTAATCTGAGCATGTTAGAGCTGAGACATTTCACAGAACAGCTGGGACTttagcagttttgttttgttttgttttgtttttttgaaggaagggaaggagtgaGTCTGTGCTACATCCTGGTCCAATATTGATAGAACTTCCACCGactaggatttggcccttaatccCTCCCTACTTTGATAAAGTAACTTCTATATCCTGCAGAATAACAGAAGCCCAAGAGAAGGACGGGGTGGCTCTGGAGGCCAGTAATAGGACATTAGCTTTTCACTGCTAGGGTCCTGGTTTAAATCCAGCCCACCTCAGTAGTTACTGAAGGGTGTTTATTCCCATGAAATGGCTGTTCAGTAGCCTGCGTAAAATGAGATTGCAGGTCTCAGCACTGTTCCTAGTAGATATCTACAGCACAAAGGGCCTTGTTACATTTGTCCCCTTGTTAGCCTCTCAGCAGAGcagccaagaactgaatgggccACAGAGACTGAACCTCTCCCAATATCGccaccccaaacattcaaaaatcctaGGTCAGCCCCCGCAAATAATGAAGttaacttaaaaatcatgaatttgtTTTATATAATACTTCACACTGCCTACGTTTTATTTCTGGCCTCCTGGGTTTTGAGCCCTTAGCGTGCACTCAGGCCatgtttcaagcttttctcctcaaccatgagagctagaaacttacgtttttaaaaaataaacactgaaattcTCATGTATTCATGTGATTCCCGagactggggctttaagaaaaccaccagttattgtgagacttgtgataaaatcatgagagctggcaacactgctgcCACCATGCCAGGTCAGGCACGTTGGCAGTGCTGGCACTGTACTTGCCTGATGTGTGGACAAATCAGGGGATTTAGTCTGCTGGGCTATCACACCAGCACTGGTGCAATCAATACTACCTGGGCAGCGGGACAGCAGTGACCAGACTGTACACGATGCAGGGTTCCCGGAGTGCAGAATGAATTCCTGAGCAGATTTGCTGTAGATGAGATGGGAGGCAACAAAGAAACACAATGTCTGCCCAGGCCACAAGCTGGCCATTGTCATAAAAACATTCgactcccagctgctggaacTCTGCTAGGGAAGACAAACAGAAAAGGCAATCAtcaccccagctccaagaggccaggagcagcagccagaTAGTCTGCAACATCCACACTTGTGTAGGGTCATCGTGGTGTTTGCTCTCAGGCACACCTTGGTAAGGTGTGAGAAGCATGCGTTACCTCATCTCATAATGGGTTAATCCAGGTCCTCTCACCAGGTGGCCCTTAAGAGCTTTATTGGCAGCTACCCATTATCATTATTGATGCACAGCCCATGGTAGCCAGGTAACAGAGAAAtgagcctctctgctgggaataaATAGTCAGAAAATGTGGTTGTCTGGCACCATGTCATGAATATTGATTAAAACTTTAACTGAAGCAGCCAACCCTCAGGATCTGGGTGATTTTCAAGACCTATAAAAAGCCATTTAAtaactccccctccctctctgccccttgAGAGGATTTTATTGTTGTAAGCGTCTCCCTATAGGAAAGTTATCCTCTGTTCATCTTGGTTTATGTAACAGCTTCATGTGGCATTGGACATTTTGCATGCAATTACGATCTATAACGTAGCACAAGCACCAATCCACCCcttttcactttgtatttttaacattttggaGTAAAGAGAGAAAGAAGCATCTTGTGCTACTGACCCTACAGTGATAGGCCAAGGAGAGTCCATGGCAGTAACGGCTTTTCAGATCAATGTGGATATTGATTTGGAGAGGTATTTAATCCATCAAGTGAATATTTAATGTGTAGGCATTGGTGTTGCAGCCACTGAGCAATGATGTGAAAAATTGCCAGGGAGAATTTAGAATAGGGCAGCAAAACCAGTGAAGAGGCTGATGGGACTGAGtcatgaggaaagattaaaggagaaaaatatatCACTTTTCCAAATGATGGCTAACGTGGGGGATACAATAACTCTCTATAAATATTTGAAGGCTGTAAGTCCCAAGGAGGAGATGACTTGTTTAGGGTGCTCTAAGGAGGTATGATTGGAATAATggagtgaaattaaaaaaaggaaggaaaatatagAATTATCAATATTTCCTAATGCTGAAATCTAACAGCCTGTGGAATAGACTTTGAAAGGAAAAGGGTAAAAACTCCATTGATTGGGTCTAGGGCTGGTCAAGACGTGTACATCACAatggtttttgatggaaaattggattGTCAGATAAACAAAAGTTTTCcacaaaaagtgtctgctttctgctgAAAATGTTGAGCTTTCATTTTTTGACAAAGTCAaaagttttctgtggaaaaaaaattcgGACCAACTCGAGTTGGGACACTGAAAGTGAGACAGCCAAAGCAGGAGAAAACACACTATGAGTCTTGCAGTGGCAGGGGTGCTTGGATTAGATATGCTAGGTCTTTACCCATTTGAATTCCCATGATTCACTAGCTCTTACACAAAGTCTCTGGCCTCCTGGTGGAGATGTGGATATTCTGAGACGAAATGCCACTCAGCTCCAGTAGTGCCCTGGCCAGCTGCTTCCCAATGTGGCCTCCACCAATAATTCCAACCTTCAGGCCTTCACTGCCCATAGATTCCTTGGAGGAAATCAGTGAAACCTTCCCCCTCTCTTTCTGCCTGAGAAATGACACACAGAGCTGACATCACTCCACCAGAAACTACAATGTATCCATTACCCTGAAACTAGGCCCTACACTGTTCTCCTTAGGAAGGAGCCACTGACCAGATTTTCCTGAAAGGAGAGAAGACTTGTCCCATATTTTAAAGAGTCAGTGCTATGTTTTCATTCTCATTTCTAAAACATAAAAGctagcagcagccagcccaagcTCCAGCTACGACTTTCCAAGATCTAAAATTCACAATGATCAACATCTATAGTCGCCTTAGATCCGCTGCTAGGTACCCACATCACCATAATCCAATCCTGCCCCACTTCTTAATCATGCCATATAACAAAAACCCCATCCATCCCTTACCATGTCCTCTCTTCAAATACCCATGAAGAAAAGGGGAGTTTTGCAGCATGGACAGAAAGGTAACAGATTTCTAGTACGAATGGAAGTGGATTCCAGACCTGAGAGGCCCTCAAAGACACCCTGCCAGTTCCTTCTCTTCTTTATCAAGGGGCTACAACTCAAGTCCTGGTGACCACAATTGCAGTAATATGGCATGGGGAGAGGGGTGCCCCTTAGGTAATATGAGCACAAACCATTTAAGGCTCTAAAGGGCAAAACCAACACCTTGAATTCCATATAACAAAAACCCCATCCATCCCTTACCATGTCCTCTCTTCAAATACCCATGAAGAAAAGGGGAGTTTTGCAGCATGGACAGAAAGGTAACAGATTTCTAGTACGAATGGAAGTGGATTCCAGACCTGAGAGGCCCTCAAAGACACCCTGCCAGTTCCTTCTCTTCTTTATCAAGGGGCTACAACTCAAGTCCTGGTGACCACAATTGCAGTAATATGGCATGGGGAGAGGGGTGCCCCTTAGGTAATATGAGCACAAACCATTTAAGGCTCTAAAGGGCAAAACCAACACCTTGAATTCCACCCACTAGCCCACTGGCAGCTAATGCAGCTCACAGAGCACGGGAGCTATTATTCCCAGCGCAAAACTCCCCATAACATTCTGAATTAACCGCAGCTTCTGAATGGTCTCATGGTGTAGCTCCAAGTGATCTAATCCTGAGATGATAGAGACACAGATGGACTTAATAAGATCCACATCCCAAAGGAATGGTCACACTCACCTTACccagcacagatggggaaactcacaggctcaggggactgggaatGAGATAGGGAGTCTCCCACCTCCAGGGCACCCAGACAGATAGTAACCAATACACATCATTGCATGCTGAGGACTGTTCCATGACCTACGTTGAATCAGTCGGGGGCCTTGTTCTAGTGAGAAGGGCATCCACATCATAAAATATACCACCACATCTGGCACTAACTGGCTTCTTGTTGACAATCTTAGCCAAAGACCAAATGGGTCACTGAGGCTGAACTCTTCTCTCACTCCTCTGATTTCCACCAGGGGAGAACTGAGGTCTGTTGGTAAGGGGAAGTTTGCCAGTAGCTGCCCTTTTTCTCGGGATAAATAGAGGCCTTCAGTCTCCAAGCCTGTCAAGCCAGCTCCTTTCTTCAATATTGAGAAACATCAAAGGAAAGGATGCCTATTTCAGCCTTACCTGAGGGCATGGAGCAGCTTGCAGAAGAAGACAGCATGGGCACATGCATTCACTATCAGCCCCTTGCAGCGGCTTCTCAAACACAGCAAGGGCTGTTTGCGTTCTTCCACCGCACGCTCAGACTGAAAGGACTTCAAATTCACCATGATATCTGACATTGTGGCCCTGCATGAGAACCTTCAGCAATGAGCAGCAGTTAGAAGAGTGGCCCAGCATCCATCAGTTTGGCATTGCAGCCaatccccagctcctcccacagaGCAGGGGTAGCCAGTATACACCTAGTTCTACTTCAACAACATGACAAACATTACCAGTAGTAAGGAGGAGCAGAAAGATCTCAGCATGTGATGCAGCAGAGCCTCTGAGATCgaacattgcatgctgggattaTTGTTTCCATGGAGCTGCAATCTAATTCATTCTATGAAGCGTAGCTGTGGCTGGCAACAACTGACAAGTTGCCGACACAGCACTTGGAAGGGCGCAGTATGGGCTGCTCTGCTCCTGAGCTACAGGTAAGATGAAAACTAGAGCCAAGGTGAGCAACTCCAGTTTCCAAGTATTATGTTTTTCATTCATCACCAGTCTGAGTTTTGTCAGCATTGTGTGccccaccttcctctcctccctccccccaagcctctcAGGGAATGTGcgtctctcttccttccttctgtaTCCCTCCCCTCAGCATGAGAAGCTGAACAGCTTCTAGGTCTCAGAATAGAGCCTGGTATTTTCGTTGCTTGGGGTCAGAGCCTCACCAGAGCCACCCGTGGTTTCCACAGGAATAGCATGCAGTCTCACTGCAGAGCACATCATAGTGCAAACACAGGACACTAAGCTTGGGCCCTCTGGTTGTTCCCAATTTTAGACAAAGTTCTGAGCACCCTTGACTTCAAGTGAAatgaaagtgctcagcatcttccagGTTCGGACCCACATTGGGAAGTCACCATTTCAGTTAATTTGACAACAGTGGGGCTTCTTTAGACACTGGGTAAACAGCTTCTTCAAGCCAGGCAACAGTCAGGCCTGTTTCAGTGAAGTGGATAGCTTATTGCACCATTTGGCCTAACCCAAGGCTGACCCGCTCTTCTCATCAAGAAGGGCTGGAGTCAGTCATCGCTTGAGCGGCCAGTATGGGGGGCTGCTGAGCAACATAAggcacttcctcctctcctcccaaggGCTGGGAACGGTTAACTGTGACCACCTGAAACTGATCTCGAAAACAGCCCTGACTAAACAAAGATAATATAGCAGGGAAAGGGTGTTCCTAAGGCTTTCTCCAGCACTTCCTATTCAGTGCCCAGTTACCCAGTGAGTAAAGGAGGCTGAATATGGCCAAAGATGCCCTCTGTCCGCAGCAGGCCTGTAGCGCCAAGCCAGACCCCAAGACTCTCTAGTTATAAGCAAACCGCTTTGTTTATAACATCACAAAAAgacaaagagcctgatcctgcagccattACTCCCCCAAGTAGCTCTATTGACTCCAGTGGTGTGAGTAAGGAACACTCAGGTGGAGGTGGCCTGCCTGAAGATctaacacacacaaaccccctgCAGTTTCTACTGTCTGAATTTTGTACCTAGTCCTGCCCCAGCTGAAGTGCTGATGACAAAACCCCCTTCGTCAAGCAGTATAATGCTCCTTGCTTGAGAAAAAAACCTCAGCAGCCTCCTggatctcccacctggtgagacCTTTTACCCATTGCCTCCCTGCTGGACTCCTTTTCCACAGGCTTCAGGTTCTCAACAGCAGGTCACCTCCTATTCTGGAATCCAGGCAACTCAATCCAAACAAGTGAAGTTGTCATGGCAATTGCTTAGTTACCAAATGTCCTGGTGAGAACCTTGCTGTTTGCGTAAAAGCCACCAGAgcccagtcctttgttcttgagCTAGGAGATTGTGCTCAGCTTCCTGGCTGAGAGCTAAGGAAATTCATCTGCCTCTAGGTTGTTGGTTGCTACTTGTTAATGTCCTGgtgactacatttcccatggtCTTCTCAGATTCCCCATTGATatagggcagcggttctcaactggagctccacagctgtgtgctaaaggctgcccagcctgggcagcagggtccaggttCCCAGCTGCCTGGCCACCCAGCCCCGCAGGGTCAGGTTCCAGGGTTGGGGCTGCCCACCCGGCCCCGGAGGGTCAGGGGTCCGGGGCTGCCAGccagccccgggccccattcctggtcccactctgtggaggggtcttgggtgggaggcactgggcatACGAGTCTGGGGCAGTTCAAGGGGGGGcatgctgtggttctcaacctgcggcccaagcAAGACAcactgtgggccgcatatgcagcccacaatgataaacaggttgagaatcactgagaTAGGGTCAGCCTGGGCCTGTCCCTTTTAACGGCCCATCCTGGCTCAGACAGCTAGGCAACATTCATACCTAtgtctcttagggtatgtctgcacttatGCTACCCCGGCGCACTATAGACActatctatgccaacaggaggcgTTCTGGTATCAGCACAGTtaacccacctccctgagaggtggcagctaggccctagtctacactacctAACTCCTAGGGTAGACATAGCTACCGTCTCtcagggtggggaaggctgtcccatcggtgtaggtagcatcttcacgaAGCGGTGTAGGGCGCAGCgctgtaaatgtagacaagccctagatcaacaaagaattcttccatcaatctagcgCTGTCTATgttgggggttaggttggtatgggtacgtctctcaggggtgtgacttTTTCACTCCCCTGACCAACGTAGCTACGGCAATGtcagttcctagtgtagaccaaccctTTGCCTGCTCTGAGAGCAAACAGTTCTTTTCCACCCACTAGGTAACAATGCAGCACATAGAGGAAACAGACCTACATAGGCGTCAGAAAAATATTCccaaaaattcccacttcatcataCACTCAATGTAGGGTTGTTACAGCGGATCAGGGAGACTGGCATGTGGCCGCTGTTAGCTCCAACAGATAAATAACCACCATTTTTGTGTGGCATTTGCAAGGCTGTGTGCTCCACAGCATCACTCGCTGTTAGATGTGCCCCCGCTGAGAACAGCAAGGATGTGAGATGCCAAGGTTGCCACCCTGGATAAGCTTCTCCTTCAAGGCAAAACCAGTCACGTTTCTTGTGGCCCTGGGATACTCGGAGGTGCATCTCATGTGCCCACTTCTCAAAAGATGGGGCAACCTCTCATGATCAGGACACAGGGGGACAGTAAAGCACTAGGGAAGGAAGTAAATAGGAGCCACAAGGAGAGGCAGACACGCAGCTTTATTTACGGAACAGAAAGTGAGGTCTGACACCACAAAACTGGCAGGGAACCCCAGGGGAGAGTCACATTTTTAAGGGATGTAACAAAAACTTTCCCATTGTAAAGGCCAGGGAGAAGAGACTGTTCCAAGGGGCTCTGTGGGGCCAGCATCTTCAGCACTTGCTGGGAGGGAATTTCACCTCATTCTCTAACCAACCCAATGAGGGAGTGGATGAGCTCCAGGCAGAACTCCCAGCTTCCCTTTGGGTGAAGGGGCAGGTCTTGAGATGCAGGGCTTTGCAGTGGGGATATGCAATCTGCAGAAGTTTGGCTGAAAGCTTCTTTTCTGAATCAGAGACAAACAGGAAGGTTGGAGTTTTAAGTGGCAAGAAATCTTTCCCTACCCATCATGCTCGTAGAGGCAGGGAGAACGCAGTCCAGTCTGCGGTTCCTGCGTCTTCTCTTCTGACACGGCCATCATTGCCCCAGCCTTAGCAGCTGGTATGGCAAGGGAGCGGGTCACCTCTAACCTTAGGAGAGATCTTTTGTGGGTAATTGTCTTGTTCCTCTCACCTGAATGAGCCCGGATCCTGCACAAATCTGAAGTAGCCGCTGCTTTGCCTGGCTTTACTTCCATCTGAACGCTGAAGCCATGCCCACCTCATGGCCTAGCCAGTTACAGAGCATTGACTCCAGTTCATCAGTGTCTTGTCCCACTAGCCAGATAGTGGGGTTTGCCTTATATCAGCCTGGATGCCTCTCTGTCCCAGGAGCCACTGGCACTGACTGGCAATATCAGACAAACCACACCAAGACGGGAAACAGAACTTGCTCTATTGGCACTGAGGCTGGCTCCATAGTTTCCTCTCTCAATGGCATGGCAATGGCAAATTGGGCTGCTTCTGAGGTGGGCAGACACCTCAATTCTTCCATCGGATTTGCTGAAAGAGAAGAACAACAGGACATGGCTAGTATTAGTGCTGATCGCAGCTCAGATCCCTCAGGAATATGCCCAGGGGGTATCTGCCCCACTGCACCGGAGAACACTCTCAGGGAATTCAGCCCACGCTCGAGTGATGTTGCAGCAAATGACAAGGTGGGCGGGTTTATAAACTGATGTGCCTGGAAAGCTTTGAGGTTTAAGTCAATGAAAACAGTCGGAtgttcccctgcagcatggggaatCCAAATCCAGCAGCTCTGGGCTAGCGCCAGGGATGAGCAACAAAAAACAACTAAAGTCAGGAagtgcaaactgaccatgctagTGTCACTGCCCCAAGCTGAGTCAATTGTAGGGAGCAGACAAGCAGCAATAAAGGCAAGTGCTAAAGATCATCACCACAATATATGGATCCACACAATGCCCTAGGAGGTGGGTCAGGATTACTTGCATGGTATAGATGGAGAAGCTAAGGCATGAAGGAAAGGGACAAGGCCATGCAGCAAGCCAGGATTCTGAGTCAGACATTCCTGACTTGCAGTCCCCTGTCAGACTATGACTCACTATAAGCTTTTAATACAATTGGGCCTAATAGGAGAAGTAAAACAGAACACCAAACCCAGAGGTAAAAAACCCTTTGATCTCAGGAGGCCCCAAAACAGTCACCTAGCAGGTTGTGTCCAGAATAGACCATCAAAAAGGAGCCCAGCCCCACATTAAAGCACCACTTGTTATTGCTCGTCACATGctaagactgtaagctctctggggcagggactgtctttcacaCCCATGACACTAGTCCTAGCACAATGCCTTGAGCCTCTTTTCGCTATCGCAAAAACAGAAATCAACTCTTCGGTGTGGGGACTCGGCACTGAGCAGTTGCTATTTCTCCCTTTCCCAGCACCAGCTCTTCTCCTCCAGAGACTCTGCACAGATCCCCTTTTCCTGTGTTTAACTGGAACCTCCACCTGGACTAGCATCttcccagcagggagagagatgaggatgtggggacacagggcagaaaccccaatGCCACacaccaaacaaacccactcctGTCTCTGATTAGTGTCTGCAGGAGAGAGCACCACAGGGCTAGCTCGGGGTGTATGTGGGCGAGGAGTCATTCTTTACCAAGTTGCTGAGGATACTGTCTATCTTGTCCTCTTCCGCAGAGCCCCGCTCCACCTTACACCTGTATGCCATCAGCTGGTGCCG
This window encodes:
- the NOXRED1 gene encoding LOW QUALITY PROTEIN: NADP-dependent oxidoreductase domain-containing protein 1 (The sequence of the model RefSeq protein was modified relative to this genomic sequence to represent the inferred CDS: inserted 1 base in 1 codon), with protein sequence MHVPMLSSSASCSMPSEKGQLLANFPLPTDLSSPLVEIRGVREEFSLSDPFGLWLRLSTRSQQKERGKVSLISSKESMGSEGLKVGIIGGGHIGKQLARALLELSGISSQNIHISTRRPETLSEFQQLGVECFYDNGQLVAWADIVFLCCLPSHLQQICSGIHSALREPCIVYSLVTAVPLPRLKQLLSYSAILRPQYQCTSRNLRNMWGTNGTITAALQDPIVIQATCPCGPKERIAVTGKWLEAIFYAALNSCMWRRLPHQRTLKLLNDICFPEHCPICAEQKTSCPRFVCGNFVNQTFVSSLTQEDTFPWFDLTTVQMKESPFSQLLARSVLLQNHLTLFYCTSFGVLLAKSGGMXQQNFFSSCHSRSPYGAGS